From the Coffea eugenioides isolate CCC68of chromosome 1, Ceug_1.0, whole genome shotgun sequence genome, the window AGTTAAATATACTTTCATAGTGCCTTCATAATAAAGGCTTGAAAAGTGCTTCACCTATATGATCATGGAAGTGGTGCCGCTCCTACCAAAAGTggggatttttttttgtaaatgatCATGAATCTAAGATGGATCACagggccagtaaaagtgctaaATCATTTCGTGAACTATTCTACAAAAAGGGATATAATCTTGTGTGTGCTATTTCTATTTTAACTTTAAAGTCATGGTTTATGCTATATAGCCACCTTGACTTGTTAGAACAAGTGAAATATTTGCACTGAGAAAAGGGTTTAAGTTCACAAACACCTTTCTCTATGCAAGATAATGTCAGTGCTGATTTAATTTCATTACAAACTAAGTTGGGGATTGTTGGTAATAGTTTGTAATGAGAAAGTTGAAGTTCATTGTTCCACATTGAAAGAGGATAGAGTGCTCATTGTTTAAATATGTCTTTGTCTTCTTTCCTTAACAAATTTGTTTCAAATATTAGTTTGGAGGAAAagttatttcaatttatatttcATTCACTTGAATATAAATTGAAAGATATATAAAACGTCTTGACAAGGGCACTTGGGGCTTTCTGATTAGGGAGGGGTGCTAATTGATTGTctgaaatatttattttaggTAATTAATTAGAGGTAGTTAATGACAATTACATTTAACAGATACATCTGTTAAATCATTAACTACCTATACAACTCTTCATTAAGAGTTGCATCCTTAATGGTGTCTTGAATAGGTGCTTCAATTCTTTAAAATTGTAGAACTTTGACAGAATTGAACTACTTTTATTGATAGTTCTTAGACTTTGTTGTATCCTAAAGGTAATTTGTCTAGTATAGAAGCCAATAACACTTTAAGGAAAGTGTCTTTTTTTTCACGCATCAAAGTCTCAACGTCTGCTTAGTTTAAATCAGTTCTTTACAATGTTTCATCATGTCTTCCTTAGAGATCGCCAGTATTATTACAACCTCATGAACTGGTGATTTGAGGTATTGATCTTGGGAATGAAGGGGAAAACAGGGCAACTTTGAAAGTGGCGAATTAAATTAGATGCCACGTGGTGATTGCAGGGTCCAGGATTAGCACCAATACCATTATATAATGTAGTTTCAAGGAGTAAATGTGCGCATAGGATCTGTATTGCTGCTTTGGGATCCTCTGTACCACTATCCCGTCTAGTGTCAATCTCACTTATCACGTGAGGgtggaaaaaatttaaataaattgcATATAACAAGTTAAATAAACAGGACGTTTTGCATAAATATAGAAATGTCACAGAGTTGCCACTGAAAAGTGACACCAAGAATCTCATAAGGGGATTTGATACCATAATGCACCGGTACATCTCATCTAATTACTTAAGGGGAATTGAAGTTTTGATCCCAATGTTTGGCTTGGCATAATTAAAATGATTTAAGATTAATATAATTAAAGTtccataataaaaataatttaaaattaaatactaaatacaaataacaaaattcttgcataatttaaatttcatatttattacaattttggaTACTTTATATTTGTTAAATCATTAGTTCCAATTGGTCGtcaaaaggataaaaaaaaaaggaatatatTAAGCTGCCGTGTTTGTACGGCAGACGAAAAAATTCAAACGGGCACCCATTGCGTGCTTCTTTTTATTAATTTGTCAGCGGGCTCTTTTTATTAATTGGTCCCTGCCAGCGGGCTCAAACACGGCGAGTTTTATTAATTTGTTAGCGGCCTCTTTTTATTGGCGGGGACCAATTTGTAATTAGAGACCAATATGTTCCTCAAACACCGTGAGTTtcctttttttaacaaaaaaaaatccaactaATAAAATAGTCCGATGTGTGTCAGAGACACGACGGACATGGACAGAGAAACAAACTTTTTCTCAGCTAcattttttggagttttaaatttttagacaatattttcaagaaatttgcCCATATGCAGGCTATAAATTGAATGGATTCGTATGGATtagatatttttgaaaatattttgcaaaaaaatttaCTATAATGGTGTatgttaatcacatttttgtGTTGATAGTCCATTTAAATTAGGTGTTTTTAAagatatattttgaaatatttttaaaattttattgggatatttttaaaaatttattaaattttcaCCACCACTACCTACCACTGCCCCTTTCCTCCTTCTCCACCGTCACCATCTTTTTTCCCTCTCCTCTCTCATCTCCTTTTCCCTCCTCCTTTCTCCTCCCTTCCTATTCCCCCGCAACACACCTcccatccctctctctctttggtTGAGCGAGCCATAGGTGTAGCGGAAGCAAAGAGGAATTGCATGAAGCATAGAATGcgaggaaaaggaaaatggtGGAGGGGAAGGAATagcaagaagaaggaaaaggaaaagggaagagaaagaaggaaggaaCGGTTGACGGCGGTGGAGGAAGGGAGAGATAGCGGTGGGTGGTGGTTAGTGGAAAAGAAAGAGGTGgtagatttattttatttattatttattatttattatttgtaTTGTGTTTTTGGAGTTCTTTTAAAACATATTACTGTATACTCGCAAATTCACAATCGACCATGGTCAAAAcaaattttatccaataaaaATTCGATACATCCATTTCTTGAAAAGACACATTCTTCAATGACTACATCTTACTCATCTTTCATCAAGAAAGCATTCTCTTGAAGTAAATGCTTATTAACTGAAATCAGATGGCGTTTGCAATAACATTTAACACTCGAAATTTTTGAATTCTTAAACGATCTAATACTTTCATACCCATCTCCCAATTGACTAGAGAGGCTGATAGGATATCCACCTTCCAAACATGGATCTACATTCCGCTGGCTTATAATATGGAGCAGCATGGCCTGCTCCCTGATAAAAATGAAGCAAAATATATAGTCAAATCTAACAGTGTTCTTAACTTAATACAACCTGAAAACCTACACTAAAGCAAGAGAAAGAGGAATTTCTCGCCTTTACAGTTGCAAATGTCATCTTATTTGCATAAGTCCTTGTATAACTGCACGTAGAAAAGAGAATGAATTTGTTTAACTTCATGTTCAAGGTAACTaggagaaaattttcaattttcaattttcaaccaACCCTGCAACTTGGCCTTGATGAATCCATTGTCTCCAATCATCAATAGTTGGGTAATTTAGAGATCTTATCCATTCTTCAGTTCCCAAATATGGTGAGATCATATCATGGTCACCACTGAAATTAATACAAATATTGTGCTTTCAACATATATAATCGCCATTAATCCGCGAGTGTGATGATATAAATTCTACAATACGAATATTTTGTTACCAAACCTGTATATGAGAGATCTGTAACCTTTAGTGCTGAGGTTTGCGTGGTATGGTACAGCGCTCCCTGCATTTTTTGTGTATGGTATGCTATAGTTGCATCTAATCCACTCATTAATAGTCCCCTGTCATgtaattaaacaaaatatatGCAGAATCACATGAAGACAACAAGAATATTTAGAGAATTATGGTAGGTACAGTTGTGTTAGGTGCAATTATATCTTTGATATTGTATTTGTTACAAGTTTTGATGTAGACTTACATTACTTTatcgtgtatatatatatatatatattttgcacCAAATCATAACTGTACCTGTCCGTGCCCAAATTTAGAGAAGCTGTCTTCAAATGGAATATCAAAATGTACAATTTTTACGTAAATGTACCTTTCGCACATGGAGGGCCTCTTGGACACTCCTGTCATTAGCCCAGTAGTATAGAAGCTCCTCTCCGGTCACCTACGTTAACCATGTGGGCAAGAATTAATCGTAATGTTGTCTATGGATAGAAAATCATTTACGTAAATTTATCTACTTGTAtaataaatacatttttcaatcattttttttatctcgTATATATCGTATCAAAAAatgttataatattttttaaaaaattatttcaaataatctcctttCCAAACACACTTAATTTATTGCTTTACACGCAATTTCGCAAAGATAATAGCAATATCTTACACGACATTCAACTGCATTAAATTCCAGAACGTCAAGCTCCTCAAACTTCTTATAGAACGTTTCAACAGTTGATCTCCTGCCACTGAATAAGTTATTTGGCTTTGGTGAAACATCAGGACAAGTGGGCTCCAGCACATGCTCAATGTTGATGTTATCAATCAGCTGCAGAAGCACATATTTTACCAAAATTATTTTAACAGTAAACTGATCGTGTATATATCATCAGTACATAGAAAATTAATCgttctttgtttaattttttttttcaacctttGTAGGAGGCATAGACGGTTTAATTTATAAAGTAGGAAAATAGTTTACAGAAACACGAAGGAGAAAAAGATTGCTGACCTTATTGTATGCCTGGATATTCTTCAAGCAGGGCGCATTGCTGGGGTCTATATTTACATATTCTCCTTTACAGGTCGCTTTCAAGGACTGTAAAATTATAATATAGGTTAGTTAGCAAATCAAGGGTAACTGTGCACTAAAAAAATATGTGTGACACAATGTTTTAAAAGATCATCATTCAGCAGCGTGTAACTAAAAAATATTCAACCTCATAGAGTTCATCAGAGATTAGCGCCATCCTATGAGCAAACGGGATTGCATGGTTTCCATCGCCTTGAGTGGTCGGTGCTGGGTTTCCAAGTATGTATCCCTGAAGCCATGGATTTTGACAGGCGTAAGTGACATGTTATCAGTGAAGCATAAATATGAACAATCTAAAAAGTGCTTATTAAAAATGATATGTTTGTCCAAATATGTAATGATCTTGCTAGGTAGACTACAAAGAGAGAAGATTATGATAGTTACAGGACCTTGAGATGAATATGCGGCTCAATCCCAGCATCATTTCCTACAAGGACACCAGATTATGGAAATTTTAGGGTCAAGAATTCTTGGAAATTAATCTTTCCTGTAGTCCTGGAGAAATGAAACTTGTAgtttttacttttgtttatgGCAACTTCGATGGATTACCTTGTAGCAGAACGCTCTGAACCATTTTGGTCCAACTTGAGAGAGTAATGCCATAATGAGCATGGTTCGAAGACTCagtctcggccgagtcgtcaccgtctcgGTTTAGTCTGAGACTAAATCGCGACGAAACGATACCGAGATACGTGACTCGTCGAGATATCACCGTGAAGAGTTGAAACGGTCGAGTCTCACCGAGTCATCCCGAGtcaattcaaatttttattatttttactaattttttaattatttttgtttatcatatattttacaatttttaaaatattaaatatttcaaaaattcgcgTCTCGTCGAGATCGCGACCGATATGCCAAGACCGATGTGGAACGGTCCAGGCCGCGACCGCAACTGTGACCGCGACCTTGAACCATGATCATGAGCACTTGTTCATCAAATATAACgaggaaaaggaagaaggaatATTTTTCTCTTAGAATTAATATAACCTAGAATTCCAAATCAACGGTTTCTTTCTTTATTCTCCAAGCATCTTGGAGTTAATATACTCacagaaaagaataaaaatccTGCAAAACTCGAATGAATCTTTGTATTTGTTCCTCTTAATGCTCTACCTATTTGGAGTAAGCGGGCAAGACCCCCAGCTAAAGGGGCTTCAGTTGCAAGATTTTGGAAGGCATTTGTAAAATATACAATTTGCTTACAAAGGCGTTGGCAATCTCCACCATCAGATTATAGCATTCGCAGGAAACTCGCCTAAATAAAGAATAACTTCATACCATTTGATACCAGTTGAGCTACAATTGGAACATTAATGCCTGCGTAGGAGTCTCCTCCAATGTAGAATGAATTGGACATGTACTCGGGGTTATCATGTAGCCACTGCAACACAATCAAcaattaaaagcaattttatgaaagggaataatctcttttatgatttttttttctatttaatgttGAAAGTCCTAggtcctttctttcttttttttttttttaaaagtaataAATGAGCTATGGTTGACAGTCTAGCTTTGTTTTTTGTGTAGGCTGCGAAGCAGTCCACAATTTGCCACATCATCATAAGTGcattgaatatttttttttttattgaatatTCATAGATCTAaattctcattttcttttgtttcctttttttgttttggtctTTTACAACTATTAATTATCAACCAGTTTTCCCTTTGCAATCATATTTATGCTGTACTAAGCCATTGGAACTGATTCTTAAGGACGCAAATCTGTAGAAACAAAATGGTGGCACTTACATTTCCTTTTAAACAAAGAAAGCAgcagaaaatggaaaaagaaataaactCTGGGGAGGAAATTTTGGCAGaggaaaagaggaagaaaaccCATCCCTGTTCACTTCTATCTTTGTTTCATTTTTAGATCTACTAGAAAAAATCCACTTGACGTGCtaaattaaatcaaatgagacccttatatattcatataaaatttttttatgggTTCAAAAACAGTTACTAGACATACCTAATAGTTGTTTCGACTGatataaaattttctatttcGCACACCCCATAATGGAGGCAGATTTGTTGGGGTAGAGTTATGCGGAATCCTagatacaaaaggaaaagaattagTGAGACTATAAACCAATGATCAGTTTGCTAAAAAGGGTTTGTCAACAAATATAGCAGTTTTCTAGTTCGTTTTAAGAtcaatttttctaaaaaactaCCAGGTTTGGATGTATTGTGTCTGTGACATCCATACAAATTCGCTAGCATATATGAACACAAAGCCTTATGATTCATTAATTAGATGGGTACTGATATATGTGTGTACCTTCCTAAGAAATTCATACGTGTGTTCAGAAGCTTGCAAATCTGAAGACTGAGAAGCTTTAGCAGTCCGGGCATAAGAAAAGCCAGTTCCCACCGGCGAATCCAGGAAGATGATGCTTGCAAGCTAACAAATGATAACAAATTATTCTGAATCTTGCACTCAATTAGATTCTTAAATCTTGGAAATTATACAAATGAAACACTTCTGTAGCTATGGTATACCCTGTCAATTTAAACCTCTGTTTGCCTTACAAaaacaatttaaagaaaagaaaaaactcaaTTATTGTGTACCTTGGTCCAAGAATAGGGATTTGTCACCAACTTGGGCAATGTCCCATCATACAGTACTCCCTGGAATTTCACTGGTCCTGCAAAGAATCACAAATCAGTGATTTGGTTGAATCCCGCTCCAGTTCATCATCTATTTATCACTCGAAAATTTGAGACGAACAAGATTAGCATAAAACTTCGTCAAAACTATAGAAAATCAAGATCAAAATGCAAAGGAGGTGGACTTGGGGGGAAGGGAATTGGGACTTAAATGCAAAGGCTGAGGCGTAAAAGCCAACCTATCTCATAAGCGAGCCCCGAAAATGAAGAGCAGCCAGGGCCTCCAGTTAACCAAATCAAAAGGGGATCTATTTGAGGATTTGACTCTGACTTGACAAAGTAGTAGAAGAGTTGCACATCCTCCGATTCACCAACTCCAATATACCTGGAAATGTCAGAGAATGAATCAACTGTTTCTTGTAATTTTGATCAACATTAGTTCAGTATCAGTGAGCTGCATATCATGTTATCCTTAGCGACTCACCCTGTTTCGAGCACAAACGGGAGAGGGCCTTCAAATCCTGAAAGAAACTTAACCACGGAACCAGCCACTGCAAGGTTTGGACGTACTGAAACAAGAACAAACAGCAAGAACAGGTTGCAGCAGAAAGAACTGAAGGGCCCACGCACCTTCTCCATTGTCTTGGCAAATAATCAGAGCACCTGATTGgttttttgggtgatttgccgTACCTAATATGAACAGAAAAAACGAAAGAGATTGATTACCTGCCTAAACACGTGTTGCAATTGCAGTTTAGTCCACTTTAGGACTGTAAACGAGGCAAACCGAGTCGAATTTTGAACTTATCGAACCGAGTTCGACTTAATAACAGGTAGGCTCGAGTTCGAGATCAAACTCGACAAGCCAAGAAAATTGAGCTCGACTAAGAAAAAGGCCAGGCTCGATCTCAACTTGATAAGGCTCGCGATCTGTAACTCGATTTTTGGCTCGTGAGCAGCTCGAATTGTCAGTTCGTAATATAGCTCGAATTTCTGACTCGTGAGCAGCTCGTTAGCTCGAATTTCTGGAAATTattctaataaaaaattaactaattatttttcttaataaataataaaatattaggaatatatataaaatttactattaaaataaaaataaataatatatatatatatatatatatatatactcaaacTCGCGAGCTAACGAACTTAATATTTTGATCTCAAGTTCGAGCTCGAATTCGATTTGACCAACTTGAGTCCAGCTTTGACTCGAGCCGCTTGCGAGCCGGTTTGTTTGTAGCCTTAGTCCGCTTTGACAATTATTGTCGTGCCTCATTGGATTTGCCAAGGTATTGTTTGTATAATAGATTATTTGCAAAAATTTATTGCTTATTTCATCAATACATCTTTTTTgaccatctttttatctcaatatattatattaaaaaagtaatatgattttttttatatataaaaaaattatcccaaacaATCTATCATCCAATCACACAACCAAGTTTATCCAATTGGGTaataaacttttcaaaattctcaTTTTGCCACTAAACTATCTTTTTTGTGCCAAATAGCCTGTTAAACTCTTAAAAGTGCTTTATCTTGACCATTTCATTAACCCTTGCTACTAGGCTAATTCCTTAGATCatacctaaaaaaaaaagttcgtCAAATGTAGGTCTAACAAGCCTATGGTACCAAACTATAGCTATCGTGCCTACGTTGCAGGCTACCGTgctgcaaattttttttaaaattggaGTCTGCTACCATGCACAGTCAGCACGATAACAGGCAGccggtaaaaaaaaaaaaaaaaaaaaagtgccagGAGGAAGCTTAGGAATCTCACATGGTTTTCAGATACGTTGTAGAAAAATTTGACAGGCGTAATATTAATTAATGTTAGAAAAGATCTGACACAAACTCTTGAAAGGAATGCATAATAAATCAAATGAGCCATCAAAGCGTTGAATCTCCTTGTCCTTGGAGTTCACAGACTTGGACTGGTCGTGTTGGTCAAATCGAATTCGAGCTCGAACTTAGTATTACTGTATCATTGATTACCAATTCGATCTGACACACACTAGTGTGCGTGCACACTGCACACAAAGAGACTTGCACGCAAAAACAAATAACCAAAATGAATTCATACACCAATTTCAATTCTTCGTAATTTCTCACTTTCATCAAGGAAAAATCTCATATATTTTAATTACACGGATTCATTCAACAGGAAAACAAAGATCATCACTTTGATATAATCTAAATTGAGAAGAAGTCTTGGAAAAGAGGAAGCAATAAAGACGGAGGATCGGTAGAAGAATCACTCATTATTAACCATTCAAAATTGtataatccaaaaattttcatgatttcATACTTCCACATTGAGTAAAACACAATTGATTTCATGAACTAGTCCATTTAAACAAACAAAAAGCGGCAGCCCAAGAAATTGAAATGCATGAAATAGTAAGAAGAAGAGCCGAAATTGACAATCTCGATTACAGGAAGGCACAAAACggaagggggaaaacaaaagaagaagaaaagacaaCAGAAATGGTAAGAAAATTACTCCAAGGGACTGAAATTCGAAACCTCGTATTCAGAAACAAATGCATCAATCTCAAAATGGTGCGTTTTACTCGACACTACAACAATATGGTACTACTTCCAGTGCTGGGAGAAGCATTTTCATGGgctagaaagaaagaaaaaaagaaaagaaatgcgAAATTTGAAGCGGAAATTGTGAGACATGCCAAGAATCTGATGGCAGAAGTATCAGAGACGAACAACAAGAAGAGcaaccaaaagagaaaaaaacaaaatgcacgaATTTTTCAGAGAGAAAAAGGGAGGAGGGGGGAAGAAAAATATATACGGACAAAATAAATGCATACCAACTTCTTCTACGAACAAACATGTGAGATTCCTGAGCTTCCTCCTGGGACAAGGGGCACaaacggttgcaggtgcaaccgttTGTACCAGTTGTATTCATTTTCCACAGCGCGTAACTTCCATTACATCACTTTTTTGTGGGCCCCACACATGacgtgaaaatcgagttacatgcTGTAATCTGAGCCGCACAAATTTTTGAGGCCATATCGTGGCCGTGAACAACCGTTCCTGCCCCATTTCCTTCCTCctggcacttttttttttattggctGCCTGCTACCGTGCTGACTGTGCACGGTAGCAGGCTtcgatttaaaaaaaatatttgcacA encodes:
- the LOC113766214 gene encoding serine carboxypeptidase-like 7, which encodes MEKVRGPFSSFCCNLFLLFVLVSVRPNLAVAGSVVKFLSGFEGPLPFVLETGYIGVGESEDVQLFYYFVKSESNPQIDPLLIWLTGGPGCSSFSGLAYEIGPVKFQGVLYDGTLPKLVTNPYSWTKLASIIFLDSPVGTGFSYARTAKASQSSDLQASEHTYEFLRKWLHDNPEYMSNSFYIGGDSYAGINVPIVAQLVSNGNDAGIEPHIHLKGYILGNPAPTTQGDGNHAIPFAHRMALISDELYESLKATCKGEYVNIDPSNAPCLKNIQAYNKLIDNINIEHVLEPTCPDVSPKPNNLFSGRRSTVETFYKKFEELDVLEFNAVECRVTGEELLYYWANDRSVQEALHVRKGTINEWIRCNYSIPYTKNAGSAVPYHANLSTKGYRSLIYSGDHDMISPYLGTEEWIRSLNYPTIDDWRQWIHQGQVAGYTRTYANKMTFATVKGAGHAAPYYKPAECRSMFGRWISYQPL